The sequence ATTGATCTTATAACCATTCTTTTTTCCTTTAAAGACCCAGCATCATGAATGTGAATCTGCATCACTAAACTGCCTATCATCATCTTTTACTACCTCAAACAGTCTAACAAAATCTTCTATATTTAATTCTTCCGCTCTTAATGTAGGTTTAATGTTAGCTTTTTCAAGTATTGACTGGTCTAACTTTGACCTAATCATTTTTCTTCTATCAGTAAAAAGATGGGAAACAAAGTTTTTATACTTTTTAATGTCTTTTATGTTAAATCTATTATCTGGAATGAGTTTTACAACGGCAGATGTTACTTTCGGTGGTGGTGAGAAAAACCTTGCAGGAACGCTCATAACATACTTAATTTGAAAAAATGTCTGCATAAAAACAGATAAAAATGTGTAAGATTTTGTTTTTGGTTTTGCAATAAGCTTTTCAGCAACTTCTTTCTGTATCATAAAAACACAAAAATCAATAACTTCCATATTAAAAACACAGTTTATCATTATTAAAGAAGCTACGTTATAAGGTAAATTTCCCACTATTTTTATTTTTCTATCTTCAGTAAGTGCTTTAATGTTAACATCAAAAATATCTGACTTGATAAGTTCAAAATTTTTATACTTTTTAAACTTTTCTTCCAGCAATGGATAAAGTGATTTATCTATTTCTACGCTATAGAGTCTATTAGGGTTTCTTCTTAAAATTTCTTCTGTCAAAACGCCAGTCCCAGGACCTATTTCAAGAATAGTATCATCTTCTTTAATATCTATTTCATCAACTATCTTTTTTACAACATCCTGCGATTTTAAAAAATGTTGTCCAAACTGCTTTTTAGCTTTGACTTTGTCCAATCTCTTTACACTTCTCTTTTAGCATATTAATAAATTCTTCTTTTATGTCTTCTCTTTCTAAGGCGTAATCTAATATAGCTTCTAAATAACCTATTTTATTACCTGTATCGTGTCTTACACCTTCTATATTCTTTGAGTATATAACTTCACTTTGTCTTAATTGAATAAGTCCGTCTGTAAGCTGCAGCTCTCCACCCTTACCTATGGGAGTTTCCTTTAAAGATTCAAAAATGTTAGGCGTAAGGACATATCTTCCTATAATTGCTGTATTAGATGGAGCTTCTTCTACTGACGGTTTTTCTACAAGAGTCTCTACTAACTTTATACCATTAATTACTTCTTTTCCTGCAACAATTCCGTATTTACTAACATCTCCTTTTGATACTTCCATAGTTCCTACAACAGATTTTCCAAATTTGTAATAAATATCAATAAGCTGTTTTATACCCGGGTTTCCATCGTTTTTTATAAGTTCATCACCTAAAAGGACTGCAAAAGGCTCATCTCCTACAAGTCTTTCTGCGGTTAAAACTGCATGTCCTAATCCAAGTTGCTCTTTTTGCCTAATATAAACAAATTCAGCCATATTACTTATTTCTCTTAATTTTTCTATTTCCTCTTCTTTTCCTGATTTTCTTAAAACCTGCTCAAGCTCTGGATAATAATCAAAGTAATCTTCAATTGCTCTTTTATGCCTTCCTGTTACGAAAATTATAGTCTCTATTCCAGAGTTTACAGCCTCTTCAACTATGTAGTGGATAATCGGTTTATCTATAAGTGGCATCATCTCTTTAGGTGTGGACTTTGTAGCAGGTAAAAATCTCGTTCCAAAACCAGCTACTGGAATAACTGCTTTTCTAACCTTTTTCACTTTCAAGTCTCCTTAGTACTTCCTGGTAGAATTTAGCCAAATCACCTAAGTTAAGTCTGAATCTGTCTTTATCCATTCTTTCTCCTGTTTTTGCATCCCAAAATCTGCAAGTATCAGGAGATATTTCATCTGCCACTACAATAGTTCCATCACTTTTCTTTCCAAACTCAAGTTTAAAATCTACCAGTATAATATCATGTTTTATAAGCAGTTCTTTAAGTACTTGATTGACTTTAAATGCAAGGTCTTTAATAGTTTTTATGTCTTGGTCGTTGGCAAGGTTAAGAGCAAGTATGTGTTCATAGCAAATTATAGGGTCTCCCAATTGGTCGTTTTTTAGATAAAATTCAATTAAAGGTGGGTTAAACGGTGTTTTTTCAGGAATGCCTAACCTTTTAACTATACTTCCAGTTGCCAAGTTTCTGACCACTACTTCTACTGGTATTATTTTAGTTTTATATGCGAGCATCTCTCTATCTGAAAGCTGTTTTACAAAGTGTGTAGGAATACCATTTTTTTCTAAAATCTGGAAAAATATAGAAGATATTTTGTTGTTAAGTATTCCTTTTCCTTCTATTACATCTTTTTTTTGGGCGTTGAATGCAGTTGCTTCGTCCTTAAAATATATTACCACTTTATCAGGGTCTTCTGTTTGATAAACTATCTTTGCTTTTCCTTCGTATAACTTTTCCAATTTTAAACTCCTATAAGTTTTCTTTTGCTAAGATTGAAAAGTATCTATAATCTTTGTTTTCTTTTATTAGATTAAATATTTTCTCAGCTTCTTGGTAATTCCCTTCTTTTTTATATATTAGACCTAAAGTTGATTGGGCAGATATGTAGTTGTACTTATCCTTGTCAATAGATTTTAAAATCTCTTTTGCTTGGTTGTTTTCATTTTCTTTGAATTTTATATAAGCTATGTATTCTTTAACACCTTCTGAAAGCTGAGTGTCTAATTTTTCTTTCAAATCGTTGGCAGTTTTTTCGTCTTCTTTACCTTCATCTTTTGCAATCATTACTTTGTAAGAGAGTACAACTTTGTAAAAGTTTGTATCTTTGTATTTTTTTTCAAATTCTTCGATTAATTTTTTAGCTTCTTCTTTTTTATCTTCTGATAGTAAATTAGCTATTTTTGATACATACACAGATGCTTTTTCGTTTTCTTCTTGCTTTTTCTTTGAATATAAGTAATATCCTGTTGAGACTATAAACAGGATTACTACAAAAGCTAAAATAAATTTAAGATATTTTTTTACTTTATCCCACAAATGGTAAATCTTATACTCAAGTTCAATATCTACGTCTTTTTCTATAGGCAGTTTTTCTTTACTCATAATCTTCTCCCTTTCTACCTTATTTTATCATATTTTAACTCTGTATTCTAAAGCTTTTGATAGGGTAAAGTCATCTGCGTTTTCTAACACTGAGCCAAACGGAAGACCGTAAGCCAGTCTTGTAATGTTTAAAGGATACTTTTTTAAAAGGTTGTAAATGTAGTTTCCAGTAGCTTCTCCTTCTACCGTTGGGTTTGTAGCTATTATGACTTCTTTTGCCTGATATTTTCTTATTCTTTCTACAAGAGACTTTATGTTTAATTTTTCAGGTCCTATGCCTTCTAAGGGAGATAGTCTACCTCCTAAAACGTGGTAAACACCTTTAAACTTTCCAGTTTTTTCTATGGCATAGGCATCAAAAGACTCTTCTACTACACAAATAGATGTTTTTTCTCTATCTTCAGAAGTACATATAGGACATATTTCTTGGTCTGTGTAGATTCCACACTCTTTACAAGGGTGAACTTTGTCTAACATCTGAGCTATATGTTTTATTAAGTCTACAGTTTCTCCTCTTGGCATCTTTAAAAGGTTTATGGCAAACCTTTGGGCTGACTTTTCTCCATAACTGGGTAAATTTGATATATCTTCTATAACTTTCTGTAAAATCTCTGGAATGTAGTTCAAAATAACCCACCAAATTTAGAGAAACTTGAAGGCAATCCTGATGCTTCTGTTAACTTTTGTGTCATCAACTCTTTTGACCTTTCTGTTGCTTCGTTTACAGCCGATATAAGTAAATCTTTTAAAACTTGATACTCTTGTTCATTTAAAAGGGTTTTATCAATTTCTAAGTCTATTATTTCTCCAAGTCCGTTGCTTACAATCTTTACCATTCCTCCACCAACCTCTACAACTAAATTCTCCTTTTTCAACTCTTCTTTTGCTTTTTCTACATTTTCTTTTATCGTTTGAAACTGTTTCATAAGTTCCGCGAGGTTTCCAAAGTTAAACATCTATTCCTCCTTTTCTTTGTAATTAAGTATTTTTGAACCTGGGAAAAGTTCTAACACTTTATCTACAATTTCATCTCTTTTCTTTTCTTTTTTTTTCTCCTTAGTCGGAGGACATGAAATAAATATATTTTTGTCAGGAAAGTATTTTTTTAGTGTGCTAAGATTTGAATTTAAAATTCCTTCTTGGTCTTTATCTTTTAATTTTATGTAAATACCGTTTTCATCTTGGGTTATTTGAGCTTCTTTTATTATAACTGATATTACTTTCTCGTTTTTTATTATCTGAGATATTATCTTTTCTATTGATTGTTCTTCTTTTTCTTCTATTGATTGTTCTTCTTTTTCTTCTGCACTGTCCTTTGGTTTTTCTGCCAGAGTTTGAGAGGTTGGAGTTTTTTCTTCTTTAACTGAAGTTTGTTTTGATATTTGAATGTTTCCTGACAGAAGTTGCTGAATTGACTTTATAGAATCTAAATAGTTTAGCTTTAATACGTAAACTTGGTATATGTCTTTAGGGTTTATAAATGTTCTTGCTTCTGAAAATGCCTTGTTAAACATATCTTTTATGTAGATGAGAGATTTTAAGTCTTCTTGGGAAAATATCTTGTCTTGGGAAAATATTTCGTCTGGATTTTCCACTACAAGGTTAATAAGGGATTTTTGAAGGTTTGTTAGAAGCTCTTTCCAAAATATGTTGACGTCATAGCCAAGGTCTTCAAGCTCGTCTAACAGTTTTATAAATGGTTGAACTTCTTGATTTTTTATGTAGTTTAATGCTTTTTTAACATAGTTTAAAGGGACTATACCTAATATCTCTTCGACAGCTTTTATCGTTAGTCTTCCTTCTGAGTAAGTGACTGCCTGGTCTAAAAGACTTGCAGAGTCTCTCATTCCTCCTTCTAACTCTTGAGACAATAGCTCAATTGCTTGTTCTTCGTAAGGTATTTTTTCATTTTCTAATATTCTTATTAAGTATGCTTTAATCTGAGCTTTTGTAGGTGGTTTGAATAGAAAAACTTGGCATCTTGATTTTATTGTATCTGGTATTTTATACAGCTCCGTAGTTGCAAGAATAAAGATGTTTTTTGGTGGTGGTTCTTCTAAGGTTTTTAAAAGAGCGTTAAATGCCTCTTTTGTAAGCATGTGAGCTTCGTCTATTATATATATCTTGTACTTACCTTTTAAAGGCTGGTAGTTTACGTTATCTCTGATGGTTCTTATATCGTCTATTCCACGGTTAGAAGCTGCGTCTATCTCGTACATATCTGGGAAAGAACCTTTTTCTATCTCTAAGCAGTTTTCACACTGGTTGCAGGGTTCATAATCTTGAGGATTAAGACAGTTTAAAGTTTTTGCAAGTATTCTGGCTATTGTAGTCTTTCCTACACCTCTCGACCCTGCAAATATGTAAGCGTGGGAAACTCTACCAAGTTTAACTGCATTTTTTAACGTCTTGACCACAAAATCCTGACCTATAACTTCTTTAAAAGACTTTGGTCTATATTTTCTTGAAAATGCCTCGTAAGTCAAGTTTAATCTCCAAAAAGTTATTAATTTATTATATACTATAGCTTTTTTTAATTCAAAAACTTATTAATTAAAAAATAGCTCAATATCAAAATCTTTCAAATAAATCAGTAAAGAGCCTCTTTTATTTTCGATTAAACTTATCTATAATAAGTAAAAATTTTATGTTTAGTAGAAGATTAAATGAGCTATCCTTTATTTATCGGCAAGTTTGAAGATGATTTTTTAGTTTTGACAGACGAGGAGCTTCACCATGCGGTTAAGGTCAGGAGACTGAAAGAAGGAGACAAAATAGAAGTTAACGACCTTCAAGGCAACATATACTTAGGGGAAATATTAAAAATTGAAAAAAACAAAGCATTTGTTAAACCTATTAAAAATTTAGAAATTAAAACTCCAGAATACAAAATAACACTCTACCAGTGTATGCCAAATCAACTATCTAAAATAGATGATATAATTGAGCCTATATCTCAACTGGGAGTAGATAGATTTGTTCCAGTTTTATGCAAAAACTCTGCAGTAAAACAGTCTGATGTAGAAAAAAAGATACAAAAATGGGAAAAAATAGCCTTAAACTCTATAAAACAGTGTAGAAGACTTTATCCAGTAAGTATTGACAAACCTATAAAAATAAGTAATATTAATAGTTATGACGATTTAAAAGTTGTTTTTTATGAAAAAGAATACGCAAGAAAGACCAAAGATTTGATAGAAAAAAGTTATCAAAACTGCAGTATAGTTATTGGAAACGAAGGTGGTTTTGAAGAAGTTGAAATCAAAGAGTTAGTTAGTAAAGGATTTTTATCACTTAGTTTAGGAGACTATATATTAAAAATGGAAACTGCTATAATAGTAGGAATATGTCAAATAAAAATGATTTTAGAGAGGTGAGAAAGATGAAAAAAGTAGTAGCTTTAACACTTGCAGGTTCAATTTTACTGGCAAGCTGTGCTGAGCCTTACAGACCTTCTCAATCAACTTATGAAGGTGGACTAATAGGTGCAGTAACAGGTGCTACAGCAGGAGCAATATTAACAAGTGGAAACAAATGGAAAGGTGGCGTTATTGGTGGTGTAATCGGTGCAATTGCGGGAGCAACTATTGCAGAAATATCTAAAAGAGGTGCAGTAGAAGCAGTTCAATCCGGACAACCTGTAAGATATCAAACAGAAGACGGAAGAGGAGTTTACGAAGCTAAACCTTTAGGGTATGACGCAAAAACAAGATGTCATAAAGTCCAAGAAAAGATATATGAAAATGGAAAACTTGTAAAAGATCAAATTAAAGAGGTATGTGAATCTGAAAAAGTAGAACAAAAATATTAAGGAGCTTTTTATGGGCTTTCCTGTAAATAGGTATAGGAGACTAAGAAAAAACGAAAGTATTCGCCGTTTAATAAGAGAAACAACCCTTACAGTAGATGATTTTATTTACCCAATTTTCATTGAAGATGGGCAAAACATTAAGAAAGAAATACCTTCTATGCCCGGAATCTACAGATGGTCATTGGATAGAATCAATGAAGAACTTGATGAAGTAGTATCTCTCGGCATTCCAGCAGTTTTACTTTTTGGTATTCCTTCCCATAAAGATGAAGTGGGCTCTGACACTTGGAATGATGAAGGTATAATCCAGAGATCAATTAGACATATAAAAAAGAACTATCCAGACCTTTATGTAATAACAGACGTATGTTTTTGTGAATACACATCCCACGGGCACTGTGGTGTCTTACACGACCATGATGTTGATAACGATTTAACTCTTGAAAATACAAGAAAACAAGTTATATCCCACGCAAAAGCGGGAGCTAATATGGTAGCTCCGTCCGGAATGATGGACGGAGTTGTAAAAACTATAAGACAAGCTCTTGACTCTGCTGGATTTTACGATATTCCTATAATGGCTTACTCTGCTAAATACGCTTCCTCTTACTATGGACCTTTTAGAGAAGCTGCTGACTCAACACCTGCATTTGGAGATAGAAGAACTTACCAGATGGATCCTGCAAACAGATTAGAAGCTCTTAGAGAAGTAGCCCTCGATATAGAAGAAGGAGCAGATATCGTAATGGTTAAACCTGCTTTATCTTACTTAGATATAATAAGAGAGATAAGAAATAACTTTAACATTCCTCTGGCAGCTTACAACGTAAGTGGTGAGTACTCTATAATAAAAGCAGCAGGAAAACTGGGATGGATAGACGAGAAAAAAGTGATGATGGAAACTTTAACCTCTATAAAAAGAGCTGGGTCTGACATAATAATCACTTATTTTGCAAAAGAAGCTGCAAGAATACTAAAAAATGGATAAAAAACTTTTACTTATAGACGGGTCTTCTTATTTATACAGAGCTTACTATGCTCTTCCACCTCTTACGGCTCCTGATGGAACGCCAACAGGTGCAATTTATGGATTTGTGAGAATGTTATTAAAACTCTTGTCTACTTTTAACACTCCTTATGTTGCAGTCGTTTTTGACCGTCCAGAAAAAACAGTAAGACACGAAATATACAAAGAGTATAAAGCTACAAGAAAGGAAACCCCAAACGACCTTCAAATCCAGATTCCAAAAATAAAAGAGATAATTAAACTTTTAGGAATAAAAATATTAGAAATACCCGGATACGAAGCTGACGATATTATAGCTACTTTAGCGAAAAAAGCAGAAAATCTTGGTTTTGAAGTTATTATAGTAACTCCAGACAAAGATATGAACCAGCTTATAGACCAGCATATAAAAATATTTAACCCAATGAAAGAAGAAATAGTAGATAATCAAAAAGTTAGTGAAAAATACGGAGTTAGTCCTCAGCAGTTTATAGATTACTTAATTCTTGTAGGAGACAGTATAGATAATATTCCCGGAATAAAAGGAGTAGGACCTAAAACAGCAGCTTTATTGCTTCAAGAGTTTGGAAGTATAGACAAAATATTAGAAAATAAAGATAAGTTAAAAGGAAAACTAAAAGAAAGTTTTACAGCTGTATCAAAACAAGACGTAGAATTGAGTAAAGCTTTAGTAAAATTACATCAAGATATTGACATTCCGCTGGAATTAGAATCGTTAAAAAAAGATAAACCTGATTTGGTAAAATTAAAAGAAATTTTTGAAAAATTAGGATTTAAATCATTGATAAAAGAGATAGATAAACCTAATTTAGAAAAAAAACAGCAAATAACGCAAAAAAGTTTATTCTAATGGCTACTTTTACAGAAAAAGACTTAATAGAAAGATTAAAAAAACACTATCCACAACCTTGGATAGATTTAAAGTTTGAAAACCCTTACCAATTAACAGTTGCAACTATTTTAGCAGCACAATCTACAGACAAAAAAGTAAATCAAATAACACCTATTTTCTTCAAAAAGTTTCCTACACCTCAAGACGTTGCAAAAGCACATTTGGAAGAGATAGAAGAGATAATTAAATCGGTAAACTACTATAAAAGAAAAGCAAAATTAATTAAAGAATGTTGTCAAAAAGTTGTCCAAGAGTTTGAAGGAAAAATCCCAGATAATATGGAAGACATTTTAAAACTTCCGGGGATTGGAAGAAAAACTGCAAGTGTAATTTTAGTAAATGCATTTAACATACCAGCTATAGTTGTAGATACTCACGTTATTAGGGTAGCAGTCAGTAGACTTAAAATATCAAATGGAAAAACTCCTGAAAAAATAGAAAAAGATTTAGCGAAATTTTTTTCAAAAGAAAATTGGATTTACATATCAAAAGCTTTAGTTTTGTTTGGAAGGTATATATGTACCGCTAAAAATCCAAAATGTAAAGAATGCTATCTTGTAGATATATGCCCTTACGAAAAAAAGAACCTGTGAGGTGGTAAGATGGAAAAAGTAATTCCTGTAATTGAAAGACTAAAAAGAGAAGAAAAAGATATACTTATATTTACTCACGAAAATCCTGACGGAGATGGAATTGGCAGTATGATAGCTCTTTATCTATTTTTAAAAAAGTTGTGTAAAAATGTAACTATGGCAATGAAAGACGATATTCCATACATTTACAACTTTTTACCTTCTGTAAACGAGATAAAAAAACTACCGATAAATCATAAATTTTCAGTAGCTATTCTTGTAGATGCAGCCCATAGAAGAAGGTCTGGAACAGAAGTGCAAGCACATGAACTTATCAGAATAGACCATCATGTTGGAGGAGAGTTTGAGAGTATATACGATTGTATAGATGATTACAGCCCTTCAACTACAGCTTTAGTTGCAGAGATACTTAGGAACTGGGATGAATCCCTGATAGATAAAGATATAGCAACCTGCCTTTACACTGGACTTATTACAGATACAGGATCTTTCAAATACAATAACACAACATCAAAAACCTTTGAGATAGCCAAGTTTTTAACAGAAAAAGGAGCTGACCCTTATTACATATCAAAGATGATTTTTGAAAGAAATAAACTAAACGTAATGCTGCTCCTTCAAAAAACTTTATCAACACTACAGTTATACAATAATAATCAGATTGCTGTTTTGACAGTGTTTAGAGATTTTTTAAATGAAACACAAACAACAGAGGAAGACACAGAAGGCTTTGTAAACTTTGCAAGAAGTATAGAGAGTGTTAAAGTTGCAGTTATTATGATTCAAAGAGAAGATTTAAAAACTTGGAGAGTATCTTTAAGAGGAAAAGGTGAGGTTGACGTTCAAGAAATTGCAAAATACTTTGGCGGTGGAGGACACAAAGACGCAGCAGGATGTAGAATAATAGGAGACTATGAAAAGGTAAGAGAAAGTCTAATTGAGAAGATATCAGAAAAGATAATTAAGAAAGTGAAAACTATTAATTAAAATTATTGTTTAGATTCTTTTTCAAATTTCTTTACCGAAATTTCTGACCTTGTACCTAAAAATACATAAATACCTAAAGATATCAAAACAAAACCAACAGATACAATTATACCTATTGAGTAGATTAATTTTGAAGGGTCTGAAATTGTAAATTTAAACACAAGCATTAATGCCTCAATAGATATAGCTATAATTATAGATGCTAAAAATCTTGTTAAAGTTTTTCTAATCTCAGAATGTCTTCTTGGATCTTTATATAAAAGAACTTCTTCTTCAAAAATCGTTTTTGATAAATCAAATATTGCAATAGCAAGTGTAAAGAGGATTACAGATTTAAAAATGTGCTCTGGATTTGAATCTATAACAAAGAGATTTAAACTACCCCATAAAGCAAGTTTAACACTTATAAATCCTAAGAAAATACTGAAAATTGTATAAAATACTTTTGTAACTTTCTCAAATCTATCTTTTGCATAAAAATACTTATCAGAATGCAAAAGTGCTATTAAGTCTATATCAAAACATAGTATTTTTTTTATTGACTCATTTTCATCTTTTATAGGAATTGCGATTGTAGCGGTTACTTCTGAACTGGATAAAGATCTGTAAGGTTTTGTTACTATACATTTTTTCTCCTTGATTGCTTCTAAGAAGTAAGGTCTTGAGGATCTGTCCGCACCTTTTCCAAATCTGGTTATTCTTTTTGCATATAAAGGATTTATAACATTATCTATTATCTGAATTCCTGCATTATCTAAAACATAAAAAAGTTCTATGAAAGGGAATGAAACAAAAAGATTTTCGTGAAATAATTCATCTTCATAATTTTCGTATCTTTCTACAAAATTTTTAAGCTCATCACATAAAATATTTTTCATTTCACTTAAAATAAGTTCAAACTTTTCCATACTTTGATACCTCGTGAAATTTTTATCTTTTATATAGGCAAAATTTATGCCAACTTTTTATAGGTATAAAAGATTAAGAATTTATTTTCTATGCATTAAAATATAACTTTCACCTCATAAAGTTGCATAAAAAGAATGCATTAAAAAGGAAGGATTGTATAAGTAAATAAGATACTGTTTTTAAAAATTCTTATTTTTAAATTACTTAATATAATTGGCATATTTATTGATTAATTATTTTTAGGTATTAAATGAGGAGGTTTAACAATGAAAAAGGTTGAGGCGATTATTAAACCATTTAAGTTGGAAGAGGTTAAAGATGTTATTGCTAGCATTGGAATTTTTGGTATGACTGTGTCGGAAGTTAAAGGATTTGGTAGGCAGAAGGGACATACAGAGCTATATAGAGGAGCGGAGTATGTAATAGATTTTCTTCCAAAGATAAAATTAGAGATAGTTGTAGATGATGAGATGGTAGAAAAAGTTGTTGAAGCTATCGTATCGAGTGCAAGAACGGGAAAGGTTGGAGATGGGAAAATTTTTATTACCCCTGTAGAAGACGTTATAAGAATTAGAACAGGAGAAAGAGGAACAGAAGCTTTATAAAAAATTAGGAGGTGCTGTAATGAAAAAATTAACTTTTATGTTAGGGATGTTTATTCCGATTTTAACATTTGCTAACGAAGTACAAAAAATTGACTCTGGAAATACTGCTTGGATGATTGTTGCTACTGCATTAGTTATGCTTATGACTCCCGCAGGTTTAGCTTTATTTTATGGTGGTATGACAAGGTCTAAGAATATTCTTAACACTATTGCTATGAGCTTCTTGGCATACTGTATTGCGTCTATTATCTGGATTTTTTGGGGGTATACACTAGCTTTTGGAACAGATATATTTGGAATAATTGGGAGTTTAGAGCATTTCTTTTTAATGGGCATATCTGTAAATGATATATGGTCAACAGGAAATATACCAACGCTACTTTTTGTTGTTTTTCAGATGACTTTTGCAGCAATTACAGTTGCATTAATGAGTGGTGCGATTATAGAAAGAGTAAAGTTTCAATTTTGGTTATTATTTGTAGTTTTTTGGCTTACTTTTGTTTATTCTCCAATCGCTCATTGGGTATGGGGAGGGGGATTTTTATTTAAGTTAGGTGCTTTAGATTTTGCAGGTGGAACAGTAGTTCACATAAACGCTGGTATTGCTGGTTTAGTTTTGGCTTTACTGATAGGAAAGAGAAAAGACTATGGAAAAAAAGTAATTTTACCTTCTTCAGTAGTTCTTACAGTATTGGGAGCTGTTTTACTATGGTTTGGATGGTTTGGATTTAATGCAGGTAGTGAGCTTGCAGCTGATGGTATCGCAGCAAATGCATTTTTAGTTACTAACACTGCAGCTGCATTAGGTGCTATATCATGGATGATAACAGAATGGATAATTTACAAAAAACCTACACTCCTTGGAGTTGCTTCTGGAGTTGTTGCTGGTTTGGTAGCTATAACACCCGCAGCTGGTTTTGTTGATGTATTTGGTAGTGTAGTCATAGGTATTATATCTGGGATAATTGGTTTTATAGGTGTATTCTGGCTTAAAAAGAAATTAGGATACGATGATTCTTTAGATACATTTGGAGTCCATGCTTTAAACGGTATATGGGGAGCTATTGCAACAGGTATTTTTGCAAATCCTTCGGTTAACCCTGCAGGAAAAGGATTACTTTATGGCAATTTAACTCAAGTTTTAATCCAAATAGAAGCTGTTTTAGTAACAATTGTCTATACTGCAATTTTGACAGGGATACTGTATTTTGTAGTATCGTTAATTACAAAAGGTGCAAGAGTAGATGACGAGTCAGAAACAGCAGGACTTGATGAAACTATTCACGGAGAAAGAGGATTTGAACTTTAATAAATTTTTAGGAGGTGCTATTATGAAAAAGTTATTATCCTTAACATTACTTACATCTGTAGCAGTAGCAAATGCAGGACAAATAACAGTTTTAAACAGCGATATAGAGTTTAGCGGAGGTTTGACAACAGGATACTTTTATTCAAACAATACAGGCTCATCTAATCACGATAACTTTAAAGTCAGTAATTTTATTATCTCTCTATCTTCACAGCCTAAAGATGGAGGAATAGGATTTAACACAATGTTTGGTAGTATACTACTACCAACTCTCTATGATGGAGGTATAACAGACAATAAAGCAATTTTAAATAAAAATTTTGGAGTTTTAGCAGGATACCTTACATACCTTCCCTTCGAAAATCTCTCTGTAGATGTAGGATTACTGACAACTAATATTGGATATGAGATAGCAACATCATTTTCAAATCCTAATATAACTTACGGTAGCGTTTTTTACGCAGAACCTTTTATCTATCCTGGTATTAGAATTACTTATTCTTATAAAGATTTTAAATTTTATGGAGAAGTTAACAAAGATAAAGGATACTTAGACGG is a genomic window of Sulfurihydrogenibium subterraneum DSM 15120 containing:
- a CDS encoding RsmE family RNA methyltransferase yields the protein MSYPLFIGKFEDDFLVLTDEELHHAVKVRRLKEGDKIEVNDLQGNIYLGEILKIEKNKAFVKPIKNLEIKTPEYKITLYQCMPNQLSKIDDIIEPISQLGVDRFVPVLCKNSAVKQSDVEKKIQKWEKIALNSIKQCRRLYPVSIDKPIKISNINSYDDLKVVFYEKEYARKTKDLIEKSYQNCSIVIGNEGGFEEVEIKELVSKGFLSLSLGDYILKMETAIIVGICQIKMILER
- a CDS encoding YMGG-like glycine zipper-containing protein gives rise to the protein MKKVVALTLAGSILLASCAEPYRPSQSTYEGGLIGAVTGATAGAILTSGNKWKGGVIGGVIGAIAGATIAEISKRGAVEAVQSGQPVRYQTEDGRGVYEAKPLGYDAKTRCHKVQEKIYENGKLVKDQIKEVCESEKVEQKY
- the hemB gene encoding porphobilinogen synthase, which translates into the protein MGFPVNRYRRLRKNESIRRLIRETTLTVDDFIYPIFIEDGQNIKKEIPSMPGIYRWSLDRINEELDEVVSLGIPAVLLFGIPSHKDEVGSDTWNDEGIIQRSIRHIKKNYPDLYVITDVCFCEYTSHGHCGVLHDHDVDNDLTLENTRKQVISHAKAGANMVAPSGMMDGVVKTIRQALDSAGFYDIPIMAYSAKYASSYYGPFREAADSTPAFGDRRTYQMDPANRLEALREVALDIEEGADIVMVKPALSYLDIIREIRNNFNIPLAAYNVSGEYSIIKAAGKLGWIDEKKVMMETLTSIKRAGSDIIITYFAKEAARILKNG
- a CDS encoding 5'-3' exonuclease; translated protein: MDKKLLLIDGSSYLYRAYYALPPLTAPDGTPTGAIYGFVRMLLKLLSTFNTPYVAVVFDRPEKTVRHEIYKEYKATRKETPNDLQIQIPKIKEIIKLLGIKILEIPGYEADDIIATLAKKAENLGFEVIIVTPDKDMNQLIDQHIKIFNPMKEEIVDNQKVSEKYGVSPQQFIDYLILVGDSIDNIPGIKGVGPKTAALLLQEFGSIDKILENKDKLKGKLKESFTAVSKQDVELSKALVKLHQDIDIPLELESLKKDKPDLVKLKEIFEKLGFKSLIKEIDKPNLEKKQQITQKSLF
- the nth gene encoding endonuclease III, producing MATFTEKDLIERLKKHYPQPWIDLKFENPYQLTVATILAAQSTDKKVNQITPIFFKKFPTPQDVAKAHLEEIEEIIKSVNYYKRKAKLIKECCQKVVQEFEGKIPDNMEDILKLPGIGRKTASVILVNAFNIPAIVVDTHVIRVAVSRLKISNGKTPEKIEKDLAKFFSKENWIYISKALVLFGRYICTAKNPKCKECYLVDICPYEKKNL
- a CDS encoding DHH family phosphoesterase, with translation MEKVIPVIERLKREEKDILIFTHENPDGDGIGSMIALYLFLKKLCKNVTMAMKDDIPYIYNFLPSVNEIKKLPINHKFSVAILVDAAHRRRSGTEVQAHELIRIDHHVGGEFESIYDCIDDYSPSTTALVAEILRNWDESLIDKDIATCLYTGLITDTGSFKYNNTTSKTFEIAKFLTEKGADPYYISKMIFERNKLNVMLLLQKTLSTLQLYNNNQIAVLTVFRDFLNETQTTEEDTEGFVNFARSIESVKVAVIMIQREDLKTWRVSLRGKGEVDVQEIAKYFGGGGHKDAAGCRIIGDYEKVRESLIEKISEKIIKKVKTIN
- a CDS encoding PDC sensor domain-containing protein; amino-acid sequence: MEKFELILSEMKNILCDELKNFVERYENYEDELFHENLFVSFPFIELFYVLDNAGIQIIDNVINPLYAKRITRFGKGADRSSRPYFLEAIKEKKCIVTKPYRSLSSSEVTATIAIPIKDENESIKKILCFDIDLIALLHSDKYFYAKDRFEKVTKVFYTIFSIFLGFISVKLALWGSLNLFVIDSNPEHIFKSVILFTLAIAIFDLSKTIFEEEVLLYKDPRRHSEIRKTLTRFLASIIIAISIEALMLVFKFTISDPSKLIYSIGIIVSVGFVLISLGIYVFLGTRSEISVKKFEKESKQ